A part of Streptomyces sp. NBC_01451 genomic DNA contains:
- a CDS encoding glycoside hydrolase family 6 protein, with translation MWLPRALVVVLLVGGCCAGALGAGAEVARRTGPGAGAPAGSGEHAGGREGAAFEPLWVDPRSRAARQAAEWRLAGREADAELMDRIASRPQAEWVTGASPRPVVQAVTTAAARGGRTAVLVAYDIPGRDCGQYSGGGALDELDYRAWVDEFAAGLGDRGAYVIVEPDAVAQMVAGCAQVDAEERYALLAYAVERIKRQPHARVYLDAGNSGWIPQPARLVDALRAAGVGQADGFSLNVANFQTDQDSSAYGDALSRALGGKHYVVDTSRNGNGPYTGTDPDAESWCNPPGRALGAPPTTVTGRPRLDAQLWIKRPGESDGTCRGGPPAGQWWPSYALELARNARS, from the coding sequence ATGTGGCTGCCGAGAGCACTCGTCGTCGTACTGCTCGTGGGGGGCTGTTGTGCGGGGGCGCTGGGGGCGGGTGCCGAGGTTGCCCGTCGGACGGGGCCGGGTGCGGGTGCGCCCGCCGGTTCCGGGGAGCACGCGGGTGGGCGTGAAGGGGCGGCCTTCGAGCCGCTGTGGGTGGACCCCCGGTCGCGTGCGGCGCGCCAGGCCGCCGAGTGGCGACTCGCGGGGCGTGAGGCGGACGCCGAGCTGATGGACCGTATCGCGAGCCGCCCCCAGGCCGAGTGGGTGACCGGGGCGAGCCCCCGGCCCGTCGTCCAGGCGGTCACCACGGCCGCGGCACGCGGCGGGCGGACGGCTGTGCTCGTGGCGTACGACATTCCTGGCCGGGACTGCGGGCAGTACTCCGGCGGCGGTGCCCTGGACGAACTGGACTACCGCGCCTGGGTGGACGAGTTCGCGGCGGGCCTCGGTGACCGGGGCGCCTATGTGATCGTCGAACCGGACGCCGTCGCCCAGATGGTCGCGGGCTGCGCACAGGTCGACGCGGAGGAGCGGTACGCGCTGCTCGCCTACGCCGTCGAGCGGATCAAACGGCAGCCGCACGCGCGCGTGTATCTCGACGCGGGCAACTCCGGCTGGATTCCGCAGCCGGCGCGGCTGGTCGACGCGTTGCGGGCGGCGGGGGTGGGACAGGCGGACGGGTTCTCCCTGAACGTCGCCAACTTCCAGACCGACCAGGACAGTTCGGCCTACGGTGACGCGCTGTCGAGGGCCCTCGGCGGCAAGCACTACGTCGTGGACACCAGCCGCAACGGCAACGGCCCCTACACCGGTACCGACCCGGATGCCGAGTCGTGGTGCAATCCGCCGGGACGGGCCCTGGGGGCACCTCCCACGACGGTCACCGGCCGTCCGCGGCTCGACGCCCAGCTGTGGATCAAACGGCCGGGCGAGTCCGACGGCACCTGCCGGGGAGGCCCGCCGGCCGGGCAGTGGTGGCCGTCGTACGCCCTCGAACTCGCCCGCAACGCGCGGTCGTGA
- a CDS encoding GNAT family N-acetyltransferase, with protein MSSPSSPSPKITLRRAAADDAGAAADVLLRSRAAALPTVSWPRSDDEVRDYFRDVVVPHRETWVAEAPSTDEIVGVMVLAGDEVSQLYLLPDWRGHGIGDLCLSLAKERSPGGLTLWTFQVNKPAHRFYERHGFVAVEHTDGSGNEEREPDVRYVWQP; from the coding sequence GTGTCCTCCCCTTCGTCACCCAGCCCGAAGATCACTCTCCGCCGTGCGGCAGCCGACGACGCCGGTGCCGCGGCCGACGTACTGCTGCGGTCCAGAGCCGCCGCCCTGCCGACCGTCAGCTGGCCGCGGTCCGACGACGAGGTCCGCGACTACTTCCGGGACGTGGTGGTGCCGCACCGCGAGACCTGGGTCGCGGAGGCACCGTCCACGGACGAAATCGTCGGCGTGATGGTGCTCGCCGGTGACGAGGTGTCGCAGCTGTACCTGCTCCCGGACTGGCGTGGACACGGCATCGGTGACCTCTGCCTCTCCCTCGCGAAGGAGCGCAGCCCGGGCGGACTGACCCTGTGGACCTTCCAGGTCAACAAGCCCGCCCACCGCTTCTACGAACGCCACGGCTTCGTCGCCGTCGAGCACACGGACGGCAGCGGGAACGAGGAGCGGGAGCCTGACGTGCGGTACGTCTGGCAGCCGTAG
- a CDS encoding FUSC family protein: MSRPSSTRPRFALPPWLAHALRAQRGPVPWNAVVRGALAAGPLLLAGVLADRTSLGVVAALGAMLAGINDRPGSRRSSVRRLGVPASAGALGLVVGTYAGQQLGAVPLTLLLTVLGLFAGGISAIGPVASGAGTQLLVAAAIGAGMPLPEPGWQRALSFVAGAGWLLALRLALPTPGAGAGDFRFDGERTAVAAVYDAVADLLDAAGTDEAGARRVALTAALDHAQDALGGPRLRQYSSSRDERRLRTQYAAALPLAEAATALAWAGDALHARVAEGPRRLAVAVRTNTHTGPLPAPARSAPGLRALDDALLHAADAFDRGGDTHDLHTRRRTVMALLRTAVDSGGREYGLRVALCFGAGAAVAQATHHAHWYWIPATAVFLVKPDLGPLVSRVLCRAAGTVLGAVVFAGFAAVLPRPEGLVALVAVSGALIPVATRHFAAQTAVVTVLVLALVMVGGEPQASWSRILETLVACALVLIVGHLPMPGQRGGGVRARLARAAEAAQAYLQHVMSGSDDRHARWMLRREAYRALAEARTAIAHSAAELPALARHTEGTEEVAATLERLVDTATACAVHLDDTGRLSPLHTEHLTELLDELAERRERAGLRTRVPRAGDAPLAG; this comes from the coding sequence GTGTCACGCCCCAGCAGTACGCGCCCGCGTTTCGCCCTGCCGCCCTGGCTCGCCCACGCGCTGCGTGCCCAGCGCGGGCCCGTGCCGTGGAACGCGGTCGTCCGGGGTGCGCTGGCCGCCGGGCCGTTGCTGCTGGCCGGAGTGCTGGCGGACCGCACCTCCCTGGGTGTCGTCGCCGCGCTCGGTGCCATGCTCGCCGGGATCAACGACCGGCCGGGCAGCCGGCGTTCCTCCGTCAGGCGGCTCGGCGTGCCCGCGTCGGCCGGGGCCCTCGGGCTGGTCGTCGGGACGTACGCGGGCCAGCAGTTGGGAGCCGTGCCGCTGACCCTTCTCCTCACCGTGCTCGGGCTCTTTGCGGGCGGTATCAGCGCCATCGGGCCGGTGGCGTCCGGCGCCGGTACGCAACTGCTCGTCGCCGCCGCCATCGGGGCCGGGATGCCGTTGCCCGAGCCGGGCTGGCAGCGGGCGCTGTCCTTCGTCGCGGGCGCAGGCTGGCTGCTCGCCCTGCGGCTCGCGCTGCCCACCCCCGGTGCCGGCGCCGGTGACTTCCGGTTCGACGGGGAACGTACCGCCGTCGCAGCCGTGTACGACGCCGTCGCCGACCTCCTCGACGCCGCCGGTACGGACGAGGCGGGCGCCCGGCGGGTCGCCCTCACCGCCGCGCTCGACCACGCCCAGGACGCCCTGGGCGGACCCCGGCTCCGCCAGTACTCCAGTTCCAGGGACGAGCGGCGGCTGCGCACCCAGTACGCCGCCGCGCTGCCCCTCGCCGAGGCGGCGACCGCCCTCGCCTGGGCCGGGGACGCCCTCCACGCGCGCGTGGCGGAAGGTCCCCGGCGTCTGGCCGTCGCCGTAAGGACCAACACGCACACCGGGCCGCTGCCCGCCCCCGCCCGTTCCGCGCCGGGGCTGCGCGCCCTCGACGACGCGCTGCTGCACGCCGCCGACGCCTTCGACCGGGGCGGCGACACGCACGACCTGCACACGCGGCGCCGTACCGTCATGGCCCTGCTCCGGACGGCCGTCGACTCCGGCGGGCGCGAGTACGGGCTGCGGGTCGCGCTCTGCTTCGGGGCCGGGGCCGCCGTCGCGCAGGCCACGCACCACGCCCACTGGTACTGGATCCCGGCCACCGCCGTCTTCCTCGTCAAGCCCGACCTGGGGCCGCTCGTCTCGCGCGTCCTGTGCCGGGCGGCGGGGACCGTCCTCGGGGCCGTTGTCTTCGCCGGGTTCGCCGCCGTGCTGCCCCGGCCCGAGGGGCTCGTCGCGCTCGTCGCCGTGAGCGGTGCGCTGATCCCGGTCGCCACCCGGCACTTCGCCGCCCAGACCGCCGTCGTGACCGTGCTCGTGCTCGCACTGGTGATGGTGGGCGGCGAGCCCCAGGCCTCCTGGAGCCGGATCCTCGAAACGCTGGTCGCCTGCGCTCTCGTACTCATCGTCGGACATCTGCCGATGCCCGGGCAGCGCGGCGGGGGCGTGCGGGCGCGGCTGGCGCGGGCCGCCGAGGCCGCGCAGGCGTACCTCCAGCATGTGATGAGCGGCTCGGACGACCGGCACGCGCGCTGGATGCTGCGCCGCGAGGCCTATCGTGCACTCGCCGAGGCCCGTACCGCCATCGCGCACTCCGCGGCCGAACTGCCCGCGCTGGCACGGCACACCGAGGGGACGGAGGAGGTCGCCGCCACCCTCGAACGACTTGTCGACACGGCGACCGCCTGTGCCGTGCACCTCGACGACACCGGACGCCTCAGCCCCCTGCACACCGAGCACCTCACCGAACTCCTGGACGAACTCGCCGAGCGGCGCGAGCGCGCCGGGCTGCGGACGCGTGTCCCGCGCGCGGGTGACGCGCCCCTCGCGGGCTGA
- the pip gene encoding prolyl aminopeptidase codes for MGLYPEIEPYDHGMLDVGDGNRVHWEVCGNPRGKPAVVLHGGPGSGASAHSRRYFDPAAYRIVLLDQRGAGRSTPHASAYDTDMSVNTTGRVLADLELLRRHLGIERWLVWGVSWGSVLGLRYAQTHPGVVSELVLTAVATGSDAEVALLTRGLGNLFPEAFEKFRAGVPEDERDGNLAAAYNRLLESPDPEVRERAARAWTDWETAMIPAPPRSVPRYEDPVFRMGFARTVTHYWGNGHFLGEGNEGAEGVVLRDAHRLKNIPGTLVQGSLDPGNLLGTVWRLHHAWPGSELIVVDEVGHNAGAPGMVDELVAATDRYAARG; via the coding sequence ATGGGCCTGTATCCGGAGATCGAACCGTACGACCACGGCATGCTCGACGTCGGGGACGGCAACCGCGTCCACTGGGAGGTCTGCGGGAATCCGCGGGGCAAGCCGGCGGTGGTGCTGCACGGTGGGCCGGGGTCGGGGGCGAGCGCGCACTCGCGGCGGTACTTCGATCCGGCCGCCTACCGGATCGTGCTGCTCGACCAGCGCGGGGCCGGGCGTTCGACACCGCACGCGAGCGCGTACGACACCGATATGAGCGTCAACACGACGGGCCGCGTCCTCGCCGATCTCGAACTGTTGCGACGGCACCTGGGGATCGAGAGGTGGCTGGTGTGGGGCGTGTCGTGGGGGTCGGTGCTCGGGCTGCGGTACGCGCAGACGCATCCGGGGGTCGTGTCCGAGCTGGTGCTCACCGCCGTCGCGACCGGTTCCGACGCCGAAGTGGCCCTGCTGACCAGGGGTCTGGGAAATCTGTTCCCGGAGGCGTTCGAGAAGTTCCGTGCCGGGGTGCCCGAGGACGAGAGGGACGGGAACCTGGCCGCCGCGTACAACCGGCTGCTGGAGTCGCCCGACCCGGAGGTGCGAGAGCGCGCCGCCCGTGCGTGGACCGACTGGGAGACGGCCATGATCCCGGCACCGCCCCGTTCCGTCCCGCGATACGAGGACCCGGTGTTCCGCATGGGCTTCGCCCGGACCGTCACCCACTACTGGGGCAACGGCCACTTCCTGGGCGAGGGGAACGAGGGCGCGGAAGGCGTCGTACTGCGCGACGCGCACCGGCTCAAGAACATCCCTGGCACCCTCGTCCAGGGCAGCCTCGACCCCGGGAATCTGCTCGGCACGGTCTGGCGGCTCCATCACGCCTGGCCCGGTAGTGAGTTGATCGTCGTCGACGAGGTAGGGCACAACGCGGGGGCGCCGGGCATGGTGGACGAGCTGGTGGCGGCCACGGATCGGTACGCCGCCCGTGGCTGA
- a CDS encoding GNAT family N-acetyltransferase: MEDDLALRVHERLSECPGLSPVGPADGQRFARWDLASLAEGALGECADPDSITALYEKRLRLRLGASGREYEHDDGYCRRYWIRDPAEDREGGRPRGPLGTVAVDTWPSGVGSLRVSSLYVHPVARRRGLAAATLDTVYEACRAESLHGFRLDTRWTWQRSVRYYLNRGLWVTSWKDALGLARLSYLPRYEVTDSEGELTFLVADPDGCAPGVMVPLLVADAVDGRLRLRLRLRETEQYARTRDELNAVRYYARSTLAMHLAVRGLPLVRGSEEWAEAVAGRWCDIGAPEGLARKIEVFEQMARDDGWRLTGLYRRSSHPHHA; encoded by the coding sequence ATGGAAGACGATCTCGCCCTGCGTGTGCACGAACGCCTGTCGGAGTGCCCCGGCCTGAGCCCGGTCGGGCCTGCCGATGGACAGCGGTTCGCACGCTGGGACCTGGCCTCACTCGCCGAGGGCGCCCTCGGCGAGTGCGCCGACCCCGACTCGATCACGGCCTTGTACGAGAAGCGGTTACGCCTCCGGCTGGGGGCGTCCGGACGGGAGTACGAACACGACGACGGCTACTGCAGGAGGTACTGGATCCGGGACCCTGCCGAGGACAGGGAAGGCGGACGGCCGAGGGGACCGCTCGGAACCGTCGCCGTGGACACCTGGCCGAGCGGCGTGGGTTCGCTGCGCGTCTCGTCGCTGTACGTCCATCCCGTTGCCCGGCGGCGCGGCCTCGCCGCGGCGACGCTGGACACGGTGTACGAGGCGTGCCGCGCCGAGAGCCTGCACGGCTTCCGCCTCGACACGCGCTGGACCTGGCAGCGGAGTGTCCGCTACTACCTCAACCGGGGCCTGTGGGTGACGTCGTGGAAGGACGCGCTCGGGCTCGCCCGGCTGTCGTACCTGCCCCGGTACGAAGTCACGGACAGCGAGGGCGAGTTGACGTTCCTGGTGGCGGATCCTGATGGGTGCGCGCCCGGTGTCATGGTCCCACTGCTCGTCGCCGATGCCGTCGACGGGCGGCTGCGGCTGCGGCTGCGGCTGCGGGAGACCGAGCAGTACGCCCGTACCCGCGACGAGCTGAACGCCGTCCGGTACTACGCGCGGTCGACACTCGCTATGCATCTCGCCGTGCGCGGGCTGCCGTTGGTGAGAGGGAGTGAGGAGTGGGCCGAGGCGGTCGCGGGCCGCTGGTGCGACATCGGCGCCCCGGAGGGGCTCGCGCGGAAGATCGAGGTCTTCGAGCAGATGGCCCGCGACGACGGCTGGCGACTGACCGGCCTGTACCGCCGGTCGTCCCACCCGCACCACGCCTGA